One stretch of Diabrotica undecimpunctata isolate CICGRU chromosome 5, icDiaUnde3, whole genome shotgun sequence DNA includes these proteins:
- the LOC140442389 gene encoding uncharacterized protein, translated as MDTLKKKRGTYKAQFTRIEKWYSANTSCDDKHQLLSRIDLLKENLAKYDSIQNEIELLDSPSDSEDREEYENKCLDLKCTLQAQVEALNQVSSRPDPDHFSRSGHSHINIKLPNIHLPTFSGNCIEYPSFIDLFRALIVNNSQLSSNVEKFFYLKSYLKGEALKLIDRLPVTDDNFVIALDLLHSRYSNQRQIIRSYYQQLLATPTLQKCTSQSLRQFVANSKAILDALDTVKLSKAELFESLLVHLLEQKLDYSTRRSFEEQVSVNELPSIDDFFHFLSNRCVVLENINSENSIAAQPTSKVTRFQGNDHSHPSKFKVAFHSQSNLSSQMDSKSKPYTSQPKGCGYCSQQNHRIYSCTKFCSLPVSDRIEYSKANKLCYNCLGSKHFLQNCGSKSSCSLCHSRHHSLLHNTRSSAANTHTPIEPSNHSLNHGESSTRSISHTLRTTQPEIDQSSVVHENNFTSRSTVLSTITTHDTHVLLATAKVHIYPVNGRPILARAILDSGSQSSFITESLAKSIGCKRHPSSLDISGILNDSNVIKERVTIDIFPRNSSAKRFTLSCAVIPSITNCLPQIAIDIRKFKIPSHILNRLADEDFGQPAGIDLLIGADAYYELLLPGLEKLGKGLPSLIQTQLGWVVSGSVPLSYLKPHFQPHPKSYTFHSTLGFQETEESLNETLDRFFQQEQDLDISKSSEQDELAEAIFVSTTKILKDGSYQVDLPLIHPLAHKELGDSFMCAKNRFLSLEKKFVKHPFLKEEYRKILMEYIELGHGREVPLALCNSKFENKYFVPHLAVVRDQSSTTKMRVVFDFSAKTTSALSLNDITLRGPKVQPELFEILTRFRTHKFAFTADITKMYRQVKLNPSFHFLQNALWRETPQDQFSCIELTTVSFGQKSAPYLACRVLKDIAQNTSCSTAVKDTLLYQTYVDDILSGCSTEEEIISLRRSLSSTLSSAGFSIHKIRSNSSLAASSAEFSSASKDILPEKGPCKVLGIKWDLATDRSAMTL; from the exons ATGGACACTCTTAAGAAAAAGCGTGGTACTTACAAGGCGCAATTCACCCGCATAGAAAAGTGGTACAGCGCTAATACCTCTTGTGATGATAAACATCAGTTGTTGTCTCGTATAGACCTTCTCAAGGAGAACTTAGCTAAATATGACTCCATTCAAAATGAAATTGAGTTACTGGACTCACCTAGTGACTCAGAGGACAGAGAGGAATATGAAAATAAATGTCTGGATCTAAAATGTACCCTACAAGCTCAAGTCGAAGCCTTAAATCAAGTGTCTTCCCGACCAGATCCTGATCATTTCTCTCGTAGTGGCCACTCTCATATAAATATTAAGCTACCAAATATTCACTTACCCACATTTAGTGGAAATTGCATCGAATATCCTTCGTTTATCGACTTATTCAGAGCCCTAATTGTCAATAATTCACAGTTATCATCAAATGTTgagaaattcttttatttaaaatcataTCTAAAGGGAGAAGCGTTAAAGCTAATTGATAGGTTGCCGGTAACTGATGATAATTTTGTCATAGCATTAGATTTATTACACAGCCGGTATAGTAACCAACGGCAGATAATCCGCTCATATTATCAGCAGTTACTAGCCACTCCTACATTGCAAAAATGTACTTCGCAATCGCTGAGACAATTCGTTGCAAATTCTAAGGCAATTTTGGATGCCTTAGATACGGTAAAGTTAAGTAAAGCAGAATTGTTTGAATCCTTACTTGTTCATTTATTGGAACAAAAACTTGATTATAGCACTCGTCGCTCATTTGAAGAGCAAGTTTCAGTAAATGAGCTTCCTTCTATTGAtgactttttccattttttgagTAACCGTTGTGTTGTTCTGGAAAATATCAACTCTGAGAATTCCATTGCGGCCCAACCCACGTCTAAAGTGACTAGATTTCAAGGTAATGACCATTCTCACCCAAGTAAGTTTAAGGTAGCTTTTCACTCACAATCAAACCTCTCCAGTCAAATGGATTCAAAATCAAAACCATATACCTCACAGCCCAAAGGATGTGGTTACTGCTCGCAGCAAAATCACCGCATCTACTCATGCACTAAGTTTTGTTCATTGCCTGTATCTGATAGAATTGAATATTCAAAGGCCAATAAGCTCTGTTATAACTGTTTAGGTAGTAAGCACTTTTTACAAAACTGTGGTTCAAAGTCTTCCTGTTCCCTATGCCACTCGAGGCACCATTCTCTTTTACACAACACTCGCAGCTCAGCAGCTAACACTCATACTCCAATTGAGCCCTCTAATCACTCACTCAACCACGGAGAGTCTTCCACTCGTTCTATATCTCATACTCTCCGGACGACTCAGCCAGAAATTGACCAGTCCAGCGTCGTACATGAAAATAACTTCACTTCACGCTCAACTGTACTATCGACAATCACTACACATGACACTCACGTCTTATTGGCTACAGCCAAAGTTCACATTTATCCAGTAAATGGACGACCTATTCTAGCCAGAGCCATTCTGGATTCTGGAAGTCAAAGTTCATTTATCACTGAGTCACTAGCTAAATCAATAGGATGCAAACGGCATCCTTCCAGTCTGGATATCTCGGGAATCCTTAATGATAGTAATGTCATTAAGGAAAGAGTTACAATAGATATCTTTCCTCGCAATTCTTCTGCTAAGCGGTTTACTCTTTCTTGTGCAGTAATACCTTCTATTACAAATTGCTTGCCTCAGATAGCCATTGACATAAGAAAGTTTAAAATTCCCTCTCATATATTAAATAGGCTGGCCGACGAAGATTTCGGTCAACCAGCTGGCATTGATTTGCTCATAGGAGCTGATGCTTACTATGAGCTGTTGCTACCAGGACTTGAAAAGTTGGGGAAAGGATTGCCCTCTCTTATACAGACACAGCTAGGATGGGTTGTGTCTGGCTCTGTACCACTCAGCTATCTTAAACCCCACTTTCAACCTCACCCAAAATCGTACACATTTCACTCGACCCTCGGTTTTCAAGAAACCGAGGAATCACTTAATGAAACCCTAGATCGCTTTTTTCAACAGGAACAAGATCTTGATATTTCTAAAAGTTCGGAACAGGATGAGCTTGCCGAAGCAATCTTTGTTTCGACGACTAAAATTCTGAAAGACGGCAGCTACCAGGTCGACCTCCCTCTCATTCACCCTTTAGCTCACAAAGAATTGGGCGATTCATTTATGTGTGCTAAAAACAGATTCCTTTCCCTTGAGAAGAAATTTGTCAAGCATCCTTTCCTAAAGgaagaatatagaaaaattcTGATGGAGTATATTGAGCTAGGACACGGAAGGGAAGTCCCTCTGGCCCTTTGTAACtccaaatttgaaaataaatacttTGTCCCACATTTAGCAGTTGTACGAGACCAAAGCTCTACTACGAAAATGAGAGTCGTTTTCGACTTTTCGGCTAAGACCACTTCAGCTCTCTCACTAAACGATATCACTCTCCGTGGTCCTAAGGTTCAGCCCGAACTGTTCGAAATTCTTACCAGATTCCGAACTCATAAATTTGCATTTACTGCTGACATAACGAAAATGTATCGGCAGGTGAAACTAAACCCCTCCTTTCACTTTCTTCAGAACGCTTTGTGGCGAGAAACTCCACAAGACCAATTCTCTTGCATTGAACTAACTACAGTTTCATTTGGTCAAAAGAGTGCTCCATATCTGGCCTGTCGAGTTCTAAAGGACATTGCTCAAAATACCTCTTGTTCAACGGCAGTGAAAGACACCCTATTATATCAGACTTATGTGGATGACATCTTATCAGGCTGTAGTACTGAAGAAGAAATCATTTCACTGCGTCGTTCGTTAAGCTCTACTCTTTCTTCCGCTGGCTTCAGTATACACAAGATCAGATCCAATTCATCTCTTGCTGCGTCCTCTGCAGAGTTTAGCAGCGCGTCAAAGGACATTCTTCCTGAAAAAGGGCCATGCAAGGTGCTAGGCATTAAGTGGGATCTCGCAACTGAT CGCAGTGCTATGACCCTCTAG